The genomic DNA CCCCCCACACTGCACTCACCCCCTGCTCCAGTTCTTCCCAGAAGGCAAAGTCAGACcaaggaaacattttgtttcatgtCTCCCTGCTTTTGGATGTTGCTCTGTTACTCAAAGGTCAGGGAAggcaaatgtttttctgctgccaCCCTGCCTTGCCTTTCAAGGCATCTTAACTGAGCACAGGCTGTTTGTATGTAAAACCAGCCTGCAAGACATCAAGGGAAACCTCAGATTGCAGAATTTCCTGGCTGGATCTTCCTTCCTCTACCTGCACCACAGCAGGGTCTAGAATATCACAATTAAAATCTTAAGGTCTCTTTCCTTTtggtcaaaaaaaccccagatccTGCTCCAGCATCTTATCTGTGACTGAACAAACCTCCCTTCCCTCGGAGCTCTGGGACTGCACCGAGTGGCAGCACCCACTGCATgtttcctccccaaaacctcCATGACTTTCTCCATCCTCACCTTGATTTTGAAGGCCCTCTTGAAGCCACTGGCAAAGAAGCCTCCGAAGGGCCCGATGAGGGAGGCGAAGGTGGAGAGGGCGATGCTGTGGATTTGGAAGGGGTACATCCGCACTGTCTTCTGCAGGACAAACAGCACACGGGGGTTCCAGTGAGAACAGCActgcctgcccctccttctctgCCCCCCAGGCTTTAGCTCAGTTGGTTTTCACGTGGGTTCATGTCCCACCAGACTTGGGATAATTCCTTTGGTGTCTCAGTCAACAACAGGCACCACTACGTTCCCCTTATTTCTGGATGCATCTCTGTCACGTTCCTTCACATCgaaacacagccctgctctttCCTTAGGGGTCCTACCCCACTAAATGAgacccagggagcagagagggtCGTACCCAGCCCACCACAGACTGCAGCACCACGGGGATGTTGTactcctgcagctggaacagctcGGAGGGCTCACAGTCCACGGTGAAGCTGTTGGTGTCGTTGTTGAACTCCACGGGGCAGGTGAAGCAGCGGTACCCAGACATCACATAGGACAGCTCCaggaaaaagagacaaaggaaACACGATCAGTGCTTTCCTCAGGGATTTCTCAGAGGGAGAGGCCATGcaaggagatgagggaggagggAACCATGCTCCCAGCTTCATTAAGGAGatcactgccctgagcagcagtAATTGGCTGaaggcagaggaaaggcagTGAGCAGGCTGCACCCTGAGGTGGAGGGACAGcaacagcagccacagagagGGACATAAAAACGGGGCAAAACACTCCAGGAGTGTGGAAttccccacacagcccctgAAATGATGCACAGCACCatccaacagcagcagagggaaaatggTTAATTATTGTAACGAGCACATCACAGGTTTAACAGGGACTGAAAACTTCCTCCAGCACTTGGCTCCATCAGCAGTGTCTGCACACAGCCAGGGACCACTTCAAACCCTGAGCAGCAAGGAAAGCTGAAATATCTGACAGAGATTCAAGCctgactgcattttttaaacagaatacCGTGACCCTATGAAGGGAAAACTCCAGTGGAGGAAGCACCATGATGGCCACTTACCAGCAATCCAAACAGAACggtggaaaaaaatcctccaatAAAACCCTCCCAGGTCTTCTTTGGGGAGAGCTGCCAGAGAGAGAGCGAGGGGGATGATTATTGATACACCTCTGCAGTCCTTCCCCACTTGTGAACTGCTGAGGCCAACACAGAGTGCCACCAACCCACAAGTAAGAGTTTGGTCAGAAGCTGACCCCAGAACCTCGGTCTGAAATGGTTCATTcatggttggactcgatctttccaacctaaatggttcaGTGATTTAGTTTTATAGCCTCAAAGACTGGGATGCACACCAGGTTTAATCTGGAGGCTTGCTTCAGACCCGTAAGAGGCCacaaagcaggagctgggggagctgggggaccCAAAGGAACCAAAATTGGCATTTTGTCCCCCAAAGTGTCCCAAACCTTGATGAGCGGCGTGCGGCCGAAGAAGAACCCGAACATGTAGGCCATGATGTCATTGCAGATCACACAGGAGATGGGGACAATGAACCTGCAGGGGACAAGGGTCAAACCATCATCACACAACTCCAGGGCTCAGTGAGCAGCTGCCACCACAAGGCACTTTGCAGTGCCACCACACCAACGTCCCCTCCTCCAGTGCAGTGCAAGGAACAACCATGGGAAGCTCTGAGGGGAATCTGAGGGTTTCTCCAGTGCTCTGGACTAAAAAGCAGCTTGTGTGCCCACAGTGGCCTGTTTGCAGCACATTTTCCTTAGCCACCCTCAGCAGGATGTTGGACTCTCCCCTCCTGACCTCCTGTGGAAGtatttcctgcattttggcAGTCAGCAGGAGGGTCCCAGCACACTCCGGGCTGGTTGGAACACACTGAGGAACGTGAGCCTCAAAGTGGCCAGAATTcattcctggccctgctggtTTTGGCAGGACCACCAAAGGGGCCTCCcctgtgcacagcagctgcactgaggtggcagcagccccctcctgcctttcagtgctgaagCCCCACAGGAGCAGCACCTCCCTGGCCATTCGGGCTGTGGGTATCAGCAGAAAGCACCCACCCAGCCCCAATGCCACCTGAAAGGTCCCTGCACCCCACAGCAAGTTTACAAAATTCTCCTTTGCAACATCTCTCTACATGCTGAAGTGGCACAAAGCAAGTCCCAAGTCTCTGAGGACTCACTCAATGTTTTGCTGCTCTGAACAGGCTGGTCCCTCACAGGAAGCACCTTCTCCTTGGCTATTTGTTTTTGTGAGAGAAGTTTTAActcaaaactgaattttgagattaaaaaaatgaggTATTAGGAATTTAATCCTACTGTAatggtggtgaggccctggcacaggttgcccagagaggttctggactcccccatccctggaagtgtccaaggtcaggctggagggggcttggagcaagctgggatagcggaaggtgtcccatggcaggggtggcactggatgatcaCTAAAgccccttccatcccaaaccagtctgggatgctgtgaaaacacagctttttcagGCTGCAGAAACCAAAGCAGCTCAGGAGGCAGAGCAAACTCACCAGATCATTCCTTCAAACAGGTTGTGGATGATGAGGTGTGACTGGGTAACAACAATCAGCAACGTCACGTGGGTCCAGCCAAACTGGAAGAGAGGAGAGCACATTGtccagcctgcccagagccactgccagcactgcccagctcaGGTGCTCAGAGCTCCTCAGAACAGCTCAAGCAGGAGGGTACCAGGGCACTTCACCCACAGAAAACTCATTTATTATCTACTGTTTGTTAACCAGTCAAATAAACAGAATGAGCTGTCTTGTACTGAGTTATTTTGGCACCATGGGGTTAACACTGGCCTGGCATCTCCACAGGCCCCGAGTTTAACCTCACCAAGACCTGAATTTAACCTCACCAGGCCCCAGACTTTAACCTCACCAGGCCCCAGACTTTAACCTCACCAGGCCCCAGACTTTAACCTCACCAGGCCCCAGACTTTAACCTCACCAAGACCTGAATTTAACCTCACCAGGCCCCAGATTTTAACCTCACCAGGACCTGAATTTTAACCTCACCATGTAGAACTGGAGGCGATAGTGTTTCTTCACCAGACTCAAGACAAACATGCAGAAACCTGAggagagacagaaggaaagTCAGTGGTGGGAATGTGCCTTCAACAGGCAGAAATACTTTTGGGCCACGATATTGCACAGCTGCTGGGGGTTCTACTTGAATAAAGCAGCACTGTGGAGTGGGAAAAGCACTGCTGTGGAAGTCACACCAAGCAGCACTTGGACAGATGAACAACCTGGCTGTCCCAGGAAGATTATGGAGTTTTCTCCTCCAGAACCTCATGGAAAAGATTTGCCAGCACAACTCTCCCCATGCAGCCCAGTTacagcatccctggggagcagagacGATCCtgcactggacacagcactccaggcaGGAGATTTCTTCCCTCCATCCCCGACATTAATCAAGGTGGTGCCCACCTGTCAGGTAGAGGGCGAAGGAAATGAAGCGATGGTATTTGCTGAGGATCCTCAGGGGCTCCTCCCTCTGCACCAAGGTGAAGAAATAATCTGTCACCGTCTCGCCGTAGAAGAAATAATTCACACACAGCAGGAAGTACCTGGGGAGGGTGGGAATCTCGTCAGCAGGAGCCCCAAAAGGCTCCTGAA from Corvus moneduloides isolate bCorMon1 chromosome 27, bCorMon1.pri, whole genome shotgun sequence includes the following:
- the CDS2 gene encoding phosphatidate cytidylyltransferase 2, yielding MSEARLRPGRGPGGARDPQDKESESENKLDGETASDSESKSDFGGSSAVPTSDDTPEVLNRALSNLSSRWKNWWVRGILTLAMITFFFIIIYLGPMVLMTIVMCVQIKCFHEIITIGYNVYHSYDLPWFRTLSWYFLLCVNYFFYGETVTDYFFTLVQREEPLRILSKYHRFISFALYLTGFCMFVLSLVKKHYRLQFYMFGWTHVTLLIVVTQSHLIIHNLFEGMIWFIVPISCVICNDIMAYMFGFFFGRTPLIKLSPKKTWEGFIGGFFSTVLFGLLLSYVMSGYRCFTCPVEFNNDTNSFTVDCEPSELFQLQEYNIPVVLQSVVGWKTVRMYPFQIHSIALSTFASLIGPFGGFFASGFKRAFKIKDFANTIPGHGGIMDRFDCQYLMATFVNVYIASFIRGPNPSKLIQQFLTLRPDQQLHIFNTLKAHLVDRGILGSLEDA